CCAAATACCACTGTTTTGAAATCTGAATTTCTTTTTTGCTTTAACGGCAAAGAGTTTCTCTAAATCTTCTTTGGGCGTTATCAAACATATCTTGGAATTTGGAAACAGATTGATTATTTTCGAAAGATGTCTATAGAATTTTGAGTCACCTTCTTTCAATCTGATTCCAAATGGTGGGTTACTGATGACATGAAATTGGTCTTTAAATGATTTTAAGTCCTCGAAAAAGACATGGCGAAAGATTACATTCTTTTCTACACCAGCTCTCTGAGCATTTTCATTTGCTATTTTTAGTATTCGTCGATCTTTATCAAAGCCCATTGCGATTATTTGATCTTTCATATCAACATTTCCTTGGGTTTTGATGGGGTATCTGTCAAATATGGGCCATCTTTGAAAGGCAAATTGTCTCTTGTTATTCAGAATTTTAAGATCTATTCTTGCAGCTTCTATTGGTATTGTGCCGCTTCCACAAAAAGGATCGACCAAAATAGTTTTTCCATCCCATTGGCTCAGCAATATGAGAGCAGCAGCGATAGTTTCGCGTAATGGTGCCACGGATGTTTTGATTCTATACGCTCTTTTATTCAACGCGTCCTTTCCAGTGGTGTCGATCATTATAGAAACAACATTGTTTTTCAGGTACACGTACAAGGGATATTCTGTCCCATCACTTTTTCCATCTGATTTGATCTTGTTGTAAATGGCTTTTTTAACAACAGACGCAACAGCACCAGTCGCAGAGAGTCTTGAATTTCTCACCTTGACTTTTTCAACCACAAGATTTGCCTTTTTATGGATTATCTCTTGCCACTGGGCACTGTGAACACCATTGTATAGATCATCAAAATCTTGAGCTTCAAAGGAAGTCATATGTATCAAAATTCTGTCAGCACTGTTTAGACTAAAATTGAGTAAAGGAATATCTTCTATTTTTCCAAGAAAGTGTACGTGCCCTGCTGTAACCATTTTTATCTTAAAGCCATGCTTTCTCAATTCAATACACACAGCTCCCTCGAGTCCAGAACTACACAAAGCAACAAATTCCATCTTAACACCTCTGTAGTTGATTGTATCAAAATATATATATGAATTAGTTAGTTTTACTAACATTTAGCATGATACAATTACCATAGGAGGTGAGTTTTTTGTTAGAGAATAGGATCGTCGAGCGGCTTATAAATGAAGGCATCCGCAAGGGGGCAGATTTTGTAGAGATCTTCGCCGAAGACAGATCGAGTACAGAGATGACCATGATCGATGGTAGAGTAGAAGTTGCCAGCAGTGGTCGGGAATTTGGGATAGGTTTGAGGGTTTTCAAAGACGAACAACAAGTGTATGCCTATACGAATGATTTTTCTGAAAAACAGTTGTCTTTAGTGCTTAACAGATTAATAGATGCGCTCGAAATCAAAAATGGTGTGGAAAGGTCAATCAACATGATCAACAAAGATGTAAAAAATTCTCATTTAATTTTCTTCTATCCTCAGGATGTATCAAAATCTGAAAAAACAAAAATTATGAAAAGGGCGCATGAAGGGGCAAAGAATTATTCGAACCTTATAAGTCAAGTTGTTATAAGATATTGGGATTATGATCAAAAGATCTTTATAGCAAATTCAGATGGATTGATATCGCAAGATCGTCGTGTTCGGACAAGGCTTATGGTCAATGCTGTTGCAACAAAAGATTCAGAGCAAGAATCAGGCTTTTTTGGTCCTGGAGCAGCAATGGGTATAGAATTTTTCAATTTGCTTGATCCATATGATGTGGGGGTTGAAGCGGCCAGGATTGCAGACAGAATGGTCAGAGCAGATTATGCACCAGCTGGAAAAATGCCGGTTGTTATTTCAAATGCATTTGGTGGTGTTATATTCCATGAAGCATGTGGACACGCGCTTGAGGCAACTTCAGTGGCAAAAGGCGCTTCTGTCTTTGCAGGAAAACTTGGTCAGAAGATAGCGTCAGATTGCGTTTCTGCTGTTGACGACGGTACGATACCAAACGCTTGGGGATCGAATAATATCGACGATGAAGGAACACCAACGCAAAGGAATTTACTCATAGAAAATGGGATTCTCAAGACATACCTTGTTGATCGTTTCCATTCCAAGAAAATGGGGATACAACCAAATGGATGCGGTCGGAGACAGAATTATAAATTTGCACCAACCTCAAGGATGAGTAATACCTTTATACTGCCTGGAAAATTTTTGCCAGAAGAGATTATCGCTGCAACAGAATATGGATTATACGCAAAAACAATGGGTGGAGGATCTGTTCACCCTGCCACAGGTGAATTCAACTTTGCCGTCGCTGAAGGTTATCTGATAGAAAAAGGTAGGATAACAAAACCCGTCCGCGGTGCTACTCTTATAGGCAAAGGTTCAGAAGTGATTCAAAAGATCGATATGGTTGGAAATGATCTATCGCGTGGCCAAGGAATGTGTGGATCTATGTCTGGTAGTGTTCCGGCAGATGTTGGACAACCCACGATTAGGGTAACTGAGCTCATAGTTGGGGGGCGAAGTAAATGAGGATAGAAGATTTCAAAGATAAAGTTTTTTCTTACGCCAAAAAGAAGGGTTTTGACGAATGTGAATTGCGTTTCACTCGTGAGAGAGAATTTGGAGTTGTTGTGAGTAAGCAAAATATCGATAACTACAACGATGCAGATTCATTAAAAGTTACATTCAAAGGACTGAAAGATTCAAAAGCCGCTTTTTCATCATGTGAAATTGTTGATGAAGACTCGGTGAAATTTTTGGTAGATAGTGCTTATGAGAATCTTTTGGTAACCGATACATTAGAAGAAGATTCTATATATGACGGATCTGGTGAATATCACAATCCACAATTTTTTAAAGACGAGTTTGAAAAACTACCTGTTAGGAACAAGATAGACATTGCAAAGACTATGGAGCAGAAGGCGATGGCATTTGATAAGCGTATAGCCATGGTTATGATGAGTGTATACTCCCACGAGAGATATGAGGTTTCAGTGTTTAACACAAAGGGACTCAATCTTTCGGAGAGTGCTGGTCTTGGTGCAGCTTATGTATATCTTGTCGCATCAGATGGTAAAAAACCAAAAAGAGGATTCAAGGTGAAATTTGGATCAAAACCAAGCGATATCGATCCAGAAAAAGTGGCTTTTGAAGCGTCTCAAGAAGCGCTTTCACAACTTGGTGCAGAAAGTATCCCAAGTGGTAAATACAGGGCTATACTCAGGCGAGATGTCTTTTCAGAGTTGTTTTTTGCCTTTATGCCGATTTTCTCTGCTGAATCGGTGCAAAAAGGTCTGTCTCCATTGAAAGGTAAACTCAATTCCAAGATTGCCAGTGAAATACTAACTGTTGTCGATGACCCACTTTTTGAGAAAGCACCTATAAAGAGATCTTTTGACAACGAAGGAGTACCTACAAGGAGAAAACCTTTCATAGACCACGGTGTTTTAACAACGTATTTTCACTCACTGAAATCTGCAAAGAGAGATGGTGTCAAACCAACGGGCAATGTCTTCACTTATAAATGTACACCATTGAATGTAGTTGTAGAGGTGGGTAAAAAAAGCTATGAAGATTTGATAAAGCAGCTTGAAAAAGGTGTGATAATAACTGCTCTTGATGGTTTGCACTCAGGAGTAAGAACTGTATCTGGAGAGTTTTCTGTGAGTGCATTAGGGTATTATGTTGAAAATGGCGCAATAATTAAACCCGTTGAACAGATAACTATCTCGGGAAATATTCTTGAGCTACTCAGGAGGATTGAGGAAATAGGTACTGATTGTGATTTGGTTTCGGGTTCTGCTTATTTTCCATCTATTTTGGTTGAAAATATTGATGTAGCAGGTAGCGGTTCGTGATTGACTCTTGACAGATTTGATTTGTCATAGTATGATTATGCAAACAAGTTGAAAGGTGGCTTAGTGGTGATTGGTTTTTGCTGTTGGCTCCAACCTTCAATAGTTGAAATAAAGCATCATGCGAAGTACAGCCCGGTTGATCCCCGGGTGGTACTTCGTTAGGTGCCACCTGATAGGGTAAAAGTAACAAAAAACCGGGCTGTGAAAAAACAGCCCGGTTTTTTTATTATACGGAGGTGATTTAGGTGAAAAGATTTTTGGTGGTGATGATTTTAGTTGTAGCAACACTGAGTTTTGCTTCACTGATCGAGGATATTCAGAAAAGAGGCGTTTTGAGAATTGGACAAGACGAGGGTTACATGCCGTTGTATGGTACAGACGAAAAAGGAGAGCGTGTCGGGCTTGAAATTGAGTTGATCAACAAGATGGCAGAGATTCTTGGTGTAAAAGTAGAGTTCGTCATTGTCAATTGGGACGGTATCATACCGGCTCTTATCTCTGGAAAATTCGACATGATCTTTTCTGGTATGACGATCACACCCGAACGCGCTCTAAAGGTGAATTTCTCGATACCATATTTAACTGTCGGACAGGCTATATTATATAACAAAGCCACATTCAAGACTCCACCAACTTATGAGGAACTCTCTCAAAGGCAATTGACTATAGCTGTTCAACTTGGTACTACAGGTGAATTCACTGCAAGAAGGATGTTTCCAAAAGCCAAGATATTGACTTTTTCAACTATGGATGAAGCGGCTTTTCAGGTGGTTTCAAAGCGAGCAGATATCATGGTGAATGATTCAATTTATGTAAAGTTTTTAACGCAAAAATACGATACTCTCGGTATGGTTCAAGAATTGCTGAGTCTCGAAGATCTGGGGATTGCGATTAGAAAAGGAGATCTTGAAACTCTCAGATGGCTTGATACGTTCATTCAGTGGGCCAAGACGACTGGTTTGATCGATGAACTCTACAAAAAGTGGCTGACTGGTGAATGAGGGCAGAAGCCCTCATTCTTGGAGGTGTATTCATGAAAAAAGTCTATGCGATATTTCTTACAGTATTGGTTTTGGTGGTATTGTATTTTTCTATAGCTCAAGTTTATCCATTCAACTGGTTAATTGTATTGAAATATCGCACGGTATTTTTGAAGGGGTTACTCACAACGATGAATTTGAGCGGTTTCTCGTTGCTCATTTCATTTGCAATTGGTATTGTCTTTGCCTTGATGAGAAGATCTTCGGGGATTTTCAGAGAGTTTGCCGTGCTGTATATCTTCTTTTTCAGAAATACTCCATTACTTGTCGTGATACTCCTGACTTATTATGGTCTTGGAAGTATTTTACCCTTTGATAGGTTTTGGGCCGCAGTCTTGGGTTTGTCAGCTTTTGAAGGTGCATACCTTGCCGAGATAATCCGTTCTGGTCTTGATGCAGTGGACAAGGGGGAATTAGAGGCGGGCTTTTCCTTGGGTTTGACGAATTTTGAGGTGTTTTTGTACATTCACTTCCCTCAGGCCATCAGGATCTCTTTACCTGCACTAATAGGACAATCGATAAGCCTTGTAAAGGATAGCTCTTTGGCGTCAGTCATAGCATTAGCTGAGTTAACTATGACTGGTAGACAGGTTGGAACACAGACGTTGGCGTCTTTTGAAAGTTATTTGACCATAGCTGTTTTCTATGTTGCTGTTACAAGTGTCCTCTCTGTTCTGGGGAATTGGTTAGAAAGGAGGCTCGCCATACCATGAGTTTGTTGCAAGTAGTTGATGTTCACAAAAGATACGGGAAAACTGAGGTTTTAAGAGGGATTTCTTTCGAAGTTAGTCAGGGGGAGATAGTTGTCATAATGGGGCCATCTGGTGCTGGTAAATCAACATTACTTAGAACGATAAACTATTTAGTGAAGCCAGATAAGGGTGAGATATTTTTTAAAGGTCAAAGGATTACTGATGATCAATCAATCTTGAGACAAATAAGATCGCAGATTGGTTTTGTCTTTCAACATTTCAATCTTTTCAGCCATATGACAGCCTTAGAGAATGTCATGCTTGGTCTGACGAAGGTCAAAAAGTTTTCTAAAGACAAGGCATACCAAGTAGCGAGAGAATGCCTTGAAGTCGTTGGTTTGACTGGAAAGGCTCAAAGTTATCCTTCTCAACTCTCTGGAGGCCAAAAACAAAGGGTGGCAATCGCGCGTGCACTCGCAATGAAACCAGATCTCATACTCTTTGATGAGCCCACATCGGCACTCGATCCCACATTAGTTGGAGAAGTTCACCAAGTGATGAAAAAACTTGCAAATCAAGGTCACACAATGGTGGTAGTAACACACGAAGTGAATTTTGCAAAAAGTGTGGCTTCCAGGATATTGTACATGGAAAACGGTATCATCGTCGAAGATTCGGATCCAATTAGTTTTTTCACACAACCAATGTCTCAGAATGCAAAAAATTTTATAGCAACCGTTTATTCTTGAGCTCGATCAACTCTCTCAGCCCGATACTCTTGACGTTCAGCACTTTGTGCTGAGTTATTAGTTTTGGTAATTCTTCATCTTTAACAAGAAGGACGATTTTTCCATTTAAATTAGATAGTACATGATTTTGAGAATTAGATACTTCCTGTAGCACCTGAACGGCATAGAATTTTCCAACTGGCAAATCCTGTACTTTTCCTGTAAGGAGAATCCTACCTTCACTCAGCAAGATTAAATAATCCGCGAGTACTGAAACCTCTTCTTCGTCATGTGTACTCAGCAAAATCGTCGTACCTTCATTTTTCATATTAATGAGCAATTTCCACAACAATTCTTTTGATTCACGATCAAGGCCACTCGTAGGTTCGTCGAGTATTAACAGTTTTGGATTGTTCATCAGGGCAATTGCAATCATCAATCTTTGTTGGACTCCCTTAGAAAGGGTTCTGACAGGATTTTTTGTAATTGGTATATAAAACTTCTCCATGATTTGCACAGGATTAACTCTCATCTTTTTCAAGGCGGCGAAGTGTTTTATGTTTTCAACAACATTCAGTTCTTTCAATAATGAGGGATTTTCTGGGACAAAACTGAGTATTTTTCTGAGCCTTTCGGGGCTTTTCACCACATCGATTTGCTCGATTTTTATATTACCTCGATCGGGTTTGAGAATTGTAGCAAAAATCTTGAGCAAGGTAGTTTTACCTGCTGAATTAGCACCCAGGATTGCTATACAATTTTCTTCAGACTCAAATGAGATATCTTCAAGTACTCTCTTGGTTGAGAAAGTTTTATAAATGTTTGTACATGATATTTTCATTTTTCACACAATCCTTATGGGCATGACTATGTATAGATATCCTTCTACATTCAATGGGTTGATCTGTAAAGGACTTGTACTGTCTACGAAATTGAACTCAACTTCATCTGTGTGAATATGCCTCAAAGCCTCCATCAAAAAAAGAGGGTTAAAAGCAGCAACGATGTCTTCGCCTTCTTTTCTAATAGGTAATTCTTCGTTTACTTCACCAGAGTCTGGGCTCCTACTGCTCAGAGACAAGATATCTTCACCAACTTCTACTTTAACCGACTCACTACCTCTCCTTGCTATGACCATTGTTCTTCGGAGTGCTTCAATTAGATCATTCTTTGAAAAGATAACTTTACTTTTAAAGGCTTTGGGTAAGACTTTCCTGTAATCTGGAAAATCTATTTCTACAACTCTCATGACTGTTTCGATGTTTGGTGTACTCAAAGATAGTCGCTTACCATCGTAATGAATGGTTATATTTGTTTCAGAGCAACTTTGAACTATACTTTGAAGTTCCTTCATGCTCTTGAGTGAAATCAGAAAACTCGATTCACTTTGTGTTGATAGCCTTTCCTCCGCCAAGGCTAAGCGAAAGCCGTCAGATGCAACAAGTCTGAGAAAGCCATTTCCTATTTCCCAGAAAACACCGTTGAGATTTCTCATGAATTCGTCTTTGGCAGCGCAGAAGATAACTCTTTCAATCATCTCTGAAAGTGTCTTAGATTCTATATCAAGCGCATATCCTTCAGACGGTAAAGAGATCTCTGGAAATTCACTTGGATCCATGGTTGGAACCCTGAATTTACTGCGTCCACACTCGAGAGCCAGCAAACCAGATGAAAAATTCAATTGAATTTTCCCTTCATTGGGCAAGGTCTTAACTATTTCATAGAGAATCTTTGCATCGACTGCAAATCTTCCTTCACTATCAGTTTCACATTCTACGCGGGCTTTAACTCCTGTTTCCAGATCGGTGGCATGTAGGTATGTTCCTTTCTGTGAAACATCAAATAAAATACATGCCATTATAGGTTTGATGGTCTTCGAGGGCACAGTCTTTGAGACAATTGAGATCTTATTCGAAAGTTCACTTGCTTCTACGTTGATCTTCATTCTCATCCCTCCTGAGAGTCGGCAAAAAGTATATCACATACATCATATCCAAATGATTTCACAATATTTAGGACTTTATCTTTGAGCCATAGTTTGTCAAAGAGATTCACATATACTCTATCGAGTTGCAATTTTTTCATCGTATATATATTATCAAATTTCGAAGGATTTCCGAAAAATGAAAAGGGATTCGATATGCATAATTTCGTCCGACCAAGCTTTTTAACCGCTTCTTCCAAGAGAGCACCCGAAACAAAGAGCCATTCGTATTTCTCGTGTTTTGAGATTGTGATATCCAATAATGATGAGCCAAATTTTCGTACTGTACCATCACTTTTCAAGCCACAAACACCGGTGCAATTTTTGAATATCTCTTTAACAAATAGTGGTGCAAGGGGAATTTGAATTGCACCCAAAACTCGTTCAATAGATCTTTGAAGTTCTGTTTCTCCTTGCTGCGTGCCAATTACAAAGATGATGTGCGCATCCTCGATGAATCCAGCGTGTACAAGTCTATCCAAGGCTCCATCAACTATAAGTGTTTCAAAACAATCTTTTTTGGAGGCGATTTCGATGGCTTTAGGTGTTGCTCCAGCGATCATTACAGAAGTAGGGAGTATGGATTGAGCCAGAAAGACCGTGCCAGCCAATGGATTTTCATCGACTGCTTCGATTATTGAGAAATGAGAACCATTAAGGAATCTTTCACATGTTAGGACAAAATCACCTTGTTTAAGCTCCACTAAGGGCTTGGGTGATCCAGTTATGGTATCGGTCTCTTCTCCATCAAAGCCGATGCTCGTAACACAAATCTTATTCATTTCTTTCAAGAGATGCTTAACAACTGTTGTTTTTCCAACATTTTTTGCATTACCGACAACGTAAATCACTTTTGCCAACCTTTTGACCTCCGAATTCTGTCACTTTCCTTAGGAAGTAAATACCTGCGCTTTCCTGTCAGTAAGGAAGCAACCCCATCGGTGCTCTTTCTTTCCTCTTCAATATAGTTTTCGTCACATTCACTCCTGTAATCTCGAGGTTCGTTGTATACAAAAATACCTCCTTCGTAATTTCTCACTATGACTTTTCCTTCACCCATCGAGATTAGATACTGGGGTTCGATCGGAATCTTACCACCTCCACCTGGCGCGTCGATCACATAGGTAGGTACGGCGAAACCCGAAGTATGACCTCTGAGATATTCTATGATCTCTATACCTTTTGAAACAGTCGTTCTGAAATGTGACAACCCTCTGGAAAGATCACACTGGTATATGTAATATGGTCTCACTCTGTTTTTCACCAGTTCATGTACCAGTTTTTTCATGATTTGTGGACAATCGTTGATGCCTCTAAGCAAAACACTCTGGTTACCAAGTGGAATTCCAGCATCTGCCAATCTTGCAAGTGCCTTAGTTGACATTTCAGTGAATTCTTTGGGGTGATTAAAATGTGTGTTTATCCATATTGGGTGATATTTCTTTAACATTTTTGTGAGTTCTTCAGTAATTCTCATTGGCAACACCACAGGAACACGAGTACCTATTCTTATAATCTCAACATGATTGATCTCCCTAATTCGAGATATTATGCTCTCAAGTCTTTCAGTCGAAAGGGTTAAAGGATCTCCGCCAGAGATTAAAACATCTCTGATCTTTTTGTTGGCTCTTATGTACTCGATGGCTTTGTTCAAATGTTCATCTGAAAGTGGTGCATCGGTCTCACCAGCAAATCTTCTTCTGGTACAATGTCTGCAATACATCGAGCATTGATCTGTCACCAGTAACAAAACACGGTCTGGATATCTATGTGTCAATCCTTTTACTGGTGAATCTACGTCTTCGTGTAAAGGATCTAACATCTCCTCACTGGAGATATTCAATTCTTTCGCGGTTGGAATAGCCTGCATTCTCACAGGACATTTTGGGTTATCTGGATCCATTAGGGTTGCGTAATAAGGTGTTATGGCCATTCTTAAAAATTTGAGAGAGTGTTTCACACCTTCTCGTTCTTGTTCGGTTAGGTTCACGATGTGTTGCAGCGTTTCAAGATCCATTACTCTGTTACTCAACTGCCAGTGCCAGTCATTCCATTCTTCTTGCTTCACATCTTTCCAGATCGAGATTTCTCTGTAATCTCTCATATCAAAGACCTCCTCAGATAAGTTTTTCTCCTCTGAGCATCTTTTCTATCTCCGATTTACTGATCAAAACAACTTTTTTGATGAAGGTTTTTCTACAGATTTCTTGGGCAAGATCTCTCACCGATTGTGGTATCTCAGCGTTAGTAACGATTCCAATTCTGTCGATTCCATACAATGTAGCAGCCATGAGTACCTCTTCAAGTGCTTTTGGTGATATTGAGTTGCTGTAATATTTTGCCTGGAATACATAAGTAGCTTTGCCGTTTTTGACTATCAAATCGACTCCAAAGTCATGAGATCCCTTGGTCGCTGCAGCCCGATACCCAAGGCTTGTGAAAAGATCTGCCATGAACTGCTCAAAACTCCACCCATCTTTGAACCCACGTTCCCATTTCTTTCTCAATTCTGATAATTTTGGTGATCTTCTTTTGAAAATTAAATAAAGTGCAATTGACAAAACAAATGTCACTAAAAGTACGATCAGCATTTTGCAAGCTCCCGCGTGGTCAATTTTATTCCATGAGACTTGCGCGACTTCGAAAGCATGTGAAGTGCCTTCCTTGCATGAGGAGTGGTTTGATAGTAGTATATTTCAATATGATACACGTTTGACAAAAGCGCCATGATTACAACCTTTCTCAAATCATCGAATGTCAATTGATCTTCGTTGACAAGAACTATTTGTCTTTGCAACAGTTTCTTATAAGTAGCTATCCAGCTCTTGCCGTAATAGGTGTGTTCTAAACAAACCCAACCTGCTTCTTGAAGCGATCTTTGTACTCGTGCCTTTAGTGTTTTTTGGCTTTTCAGGGATCTATTTGCGATTTTTATAAGTACCCAACTCAGTATTACGAAGATGGTCAGTTTCAATAAAAACAATTGTATCACTCCATTACCAATACACATTGTACAACTTTGAATGGTAAAATTCCATTGGAGGTGCAAAAACTGCGAAAGGTTACACTAATTATTTTGTTTTCAGCTATTTTTATCGGCATCACCATGCTCATACTCAGTTTTTTAGTGCCGAGCAAGATATTGCTGGAGATGCTTTACAAAAAGGTGGAGAAAAATCCGTATTGTTTGCTTGTTGTGGGGACAGATGCTGTCATAGAAAAAACAGTTAGAACTGATGCGATTATGATTTTGTTGGTTGATCATCAACGTGGAAAGGTTTTGATAAGCAATGTTCCAAGGGATTTATTGGTTGGGAAGAACAAGATAAATTCATTGTATGAAAGATCTGGCATGGATGGTCTTCAAGAAACACTGAAGCAGTTGTTGAACCTTGATTTTGATGGATATGCAATTGTGAATTATGAGGTCTTCAAGTATCTTGGTGACAAACTTGGTCCTATTGAGATACAAATAAAAGAACCCATGAAATACTCCGATACAGTTCAGAATCTTTACATCGATTTTCAACCGGGGATTTACCAGATGAAGGGAGACGAATTACTTGCCTACATAAGATATCGTCGGGAAGCAATGGGTGATCTTGCGAGGATAGAAAGGCAAAAAGAAGTGCTCATAAAGCTTGTTGAAAAGGCAAGAAATCTTGATGTTTTTCAGATTGCATCTA
The DNA window shown above is from Thermotoga profunda AZM34c06 and carries:
- a CDS encoding THUMP domain-containing class I SAM-dependent RNA methyltransferase; translation: MEFVALCSSGLEGAVCIELRKHGFKIKMVTAGHVHFLGKIEDIPLLNFSLNSADRILIHMTSFEAQDFDDLYNGVHSAQWQEIIHKKANLVVEKVKVRNSRLSATGAVASVVKKAIYNKIKSDGKSDGTEYPLYVYLKNNVVSIMIDTTGKDALNKRAYRIKTSVAPLRETIAAALILLSQWDGKTILVDPFCGSGTIPIEAARIDLKILNNKRQFAFQRWPIFDRYPIKTQGNVDMKDQIIAMGFDKDRRILKIANENAQRAGVEKNVIFRHVFFEDLKSFKDQFHVISNPPFGIRLKEGDSKFYRHLSKIINLFPNSKICLITPKEDLEKLFAVKAKKKFRFQNSGIWTWCYIFE
- a CDS encoding TldD/PmbA family protein, coding for MLENRIVERLINEGIRKGADFVEIFAEDRSSTEMTMIDGRVEVASSGREFGIGLRVFKDEQQVYAYTNDFSEKQLSLVLNRLIDALEIKNGVERSINMINKDVKNSHLIFFYPQDVSKSEKTKIMKRAHEGAKNYSNLISQVVIRYWDYDQKIFIANSDGLISQDRRVRTRLMVNAVATKDSEQESGFFGPGAAMGIEFFNLLDPYDVGVEAARIADRMVRADYAPAGKMPVVISNAFGGVIFHEACGHALEATSVAKGASVFAGKLGQKIASDCVSAVDDGTIPNAWGSNNIDDEGTPTQRNLLIENGILKTYLVDRFHSKKMGIQPNGCGRRQNYKFAPTSRMSNTFILPGKFLPEEIIAATEYGLYAKTMGGGSVHPATGEFNFAVAEGYLIEKGRITKPVRGATLIGKGSEVIQKIDMVGNDLSRGQGMCGSMSGSVPADVGQPTIRVTELIVGGRSK
- a CDS encoding TldD/PmbA family protein, giving the protein MRIEDFKDKVFSYAKKKGFDECELRFTREREFGVVVSKQNIDNYNDADSLKVTFKGLKDSKAAFSSCEIVDEDSVKFLVDSAYENLLVTDTLEEDSIYDGSGEYHNPQFFKDEFEKLPVRNKIDIAKTMEQKAMAFDKRIAMVMMSVYSHERYEVSVFNTKGLNLSESAGLGAAYVYLVASDGKKPKRGFKVKFGSKPSDIDPEKVAFEASQEALSQLGAESIPSGKYRAILRRDVFSELFFAFMPIFSAESVQKGLSPLKGKLNSKIASEILTVVDDPLFEKAPIKRSFDNEGVPTRRKPFIDHGVLTTYFHSLKSAKRDGVKPTGNVFTYKCTPLNVVVEVGKKSYEDLIKQLEKGVIITALDGLHSGVRTVSGEFSVSALGYYVENGAIIKPVEQITISGNILELLRRIEEIGTDCDLVSGSAYFPSILVENIDVAGSGS
- a CDS encoding transporter substrate-binding domain-containing protein is translated as MKRFLVVMILVVATLSFASLIEDIQKRGVLRIGQDEGYMPLYGTDEKGERVGLEIELINKMAEILGVKVEFVIVNWDGIIPALISGKFDMIFSGMTITPERALKVNFSIPYLTVGQAILYNKATFKTPPTYEELSQRQLTIAVQLGTTGEFTARRMFPKAKILTFSTMDEAAFQVVSKRADIMVNDSIYVKFLTQKYDTLGMVQELLSLEDLGIAIRKGDLETLRWLDTFIQWAKTTGLIDELYKKWLTGE
- a CDS encoding amino acid ABC transporter permease — translated: MKKVYAIFLTVLVLVVLYFSIAQVYPFNWLIVLKYRTVFLKGLLTTMNLSGFSLLISFAIGIVFALMRRSSGIFREFAVLYIFFFRNTPLLVVILLTYYGLGSILPFDRFWAAVLGLSAFEGAYLAEIIRSGLDAVDKGELEAGFSLGLTNFEVFLYIHFPQAIRISLPALIGQSISLVKDSSLASVIALAELTMTGRQVGTQTLASFESYLTIAVFYVAVTSVLSVLGNWLERRLAIP
- a CDS encoding amino acid ABC transporter ATP-binding protein, with translation MSLLQVVDVHKRYGKTEVLRGISFEVSQGEIVVIMGPSGAGKSTLLRTINYLVKPDKGEIFFKGQRITDDQSILRQIRSQIGFVFQHFNLFSHMTALENVMLGLTKVKKFSKDKAYQVARECLEVVGLTGKAQSYPSQLSGGQKQRVAIARALAMKPDLILFDEPTSALDPTLVGEVHQVMKKLANQGHTMVVVTHEVNFAKSVASRILYMENGIIVEDSDPISFFTQPMSQNAKNFIATVYS
- a CDS encoding ABC transporter ATP-binding protein, yielding MKISCTNIYKTFSTKRVLEDISFESEENCIAILGANSAGKTTLLKIFATILKPDRGNIKIEQIDVVKSPERLRKILSFVPENPSLLKELNVVENIKHFAALKKMRVNPVQIMEKFYIPITKNPVRTLSKGVQQRLMIAIALMNNPKLLILDEPTSGLDRESKELLWKLLINMKNEGTTILLSTHDEEEVSVLADYLILLSEGRILLTGKVQDLPVGKFYAVQVLQEVSNSQNHVLSNLNGKIVLLVKDEELPKLITQHKVLNVKSIGLRELIELKNKRLL
- the dnaN gene encoding DNA polymerase III subunit beta, encoding MKINVEASELSNKISIVSKTVPSKTIKPIMACILFDVSQKGTYLHATDLETGVKARVECETDSEGRFAVDAKILYEIVKTLPNEGKIQLNFSSGLLALECGRSKFRVPTMDPSEFPEISLPSEGYALDIESKTLSEMIERVIFCAAKDEFMRNLNGVFWEIGNGFLRLVASDGFRLALAEERLSTQSESSFLISLKSMKELQSIVQSCSETNITIHYDGKRLSLSTPNIETVMRVVEIDFPDYRKVLPKAFKSKVIFSKNDLIEALRRTMVIARRGSESVKVEVGEDILSLSSRSPDSGEVNEELPIRKEGEDIVAAFNPLFLMEALRHIHTDEVEFNFVDSTSPLQINPLNVEGYLYIVMPIRIV
- the kamA gene encoding lysine 2,3-aminomutase, with amino-acid sequence MRDYREISIWKDVKQEEWNDWHWQLSNRVMDLETLQHIVNLTEQEREGVKHSLKFLRMAITPYYATLMDPDNPKCPVRMQAIPTAKELNISSEEMLDPLHEDVDSPVKGLTHRYPDRVLLLVTDQCSMYCRHCTRRRFAGETDAPLSDEHLNKAIEYIRANKKIRDVLISGGDPLTLSTERLESIISRIREINHVEIIRIGTRVPVVLPMRITEELTKMLKKYHPIWINTHFNHPKEFTEMSTKALARLADAGIPLGNQSVLLRGINDCPQIMKKLVHELVKNRVRPYYIYQCDLSRGLSHFRTTVSKGIEIIEYLRGHTSGFAVPTYVIDAPGGGGKIPIEPQYLISMGEGKVIVRNYEGGIFVYNEPRDYRSECDENYIEEERKSTDGVASLLTGKRRYLLPKESDRIRRSKGWQK
- a CDS encoding restriction endonuclease; the encoded protein is MLIVLLVTFVLSIALYLIFKRRSPKLSELRKKWERGFKDGWSFEQFMADLFTSLGYRAAATKGSHDFGVDLIVKNGKATYVFQAKYYSNSISPKALEEVLMAATLYGIDRIGIVTNAEIPQSVRDLAQEICRKTFIKKVVLISKSEIEKMLRGEKLI